One genomic region from Oncorhynchus clarkii lewisi isolate Uvic-CL-2024 chromosome 21, UVic_Ocla_1.0, whole genome shotgun sequence encodes:
- the LOC139378961 gene encoding chromodomain-helicase-DNA-binding protein 3-like isoform X1, whose amino-acid sequence MSSPLRSCEEYKGMLVNSKGGDFDEEEDDGDLDENASDINSPAAPRETATLAAPEEEGGALDRDSLGRKKRGPKKKKETKKKEKEKEKEGKLSKAKKRKKIDSDVERDSERERDYGENSDSAASIFACEKKKKKKHKEKKEKKKLKMKKDNGDSTQEETIKPIEQKTSAQLAKDWGLEDVDHTFTEDDYRTLTNYKAFSQSMRPMIAKKNPKIPMSKMMTILGVKWREFSSNNPFKGSGAAAVAAAAAAAAIAVAEQVSTASPSPEPPPPRKQPQTPRLAPQPPPPLRKAKTKEGKGPGYKKSRSKSPRVLAERKKAVAAAAAAAVAAAAAAKAKKMAPIRIKLGPLGNKRKKSSSSGDDVEEEDSEQEDSSVHSSSVRSDSSPRVKKNKRGRPAKKKKKMLGEGDVEVDGYETDHQDYCEVCQQGGEIILCDTCPRAYHLVCLEPELEKAPEGKWSCPHCEKEGIQWEAKDEDFEEFEEESEDMVVPEVPGVGLLVGLEEEEDEHMEFCRVCKDGGELLCCDTCPSSYHIHCLNPPLPEIPNGEWLCPRCTCPAIKGRVQRILHWRWGEPPDPVPVLPAPDSPPDAPPPPPMKGRAEREFFVKLAGQSYWHCTWITELQLEIFHSVMFRNYQRKTDMDEPPSLDYGSGGEEESVKSEKRRLKDPDYAALDDKFYKYGIKPEWMMVHRIINHSVDKKGIYHYLVKWRDLTYDQCTWERDNLEMPEFVIHKANYWAHRDEVMKEAPDMPRRMRSMRMEESEDPHRSPVNDPTIKYEEQPDFVTATGGTLHLYQLEGLNWLRFSWAQGTDTILADEMGLGKTIQTIVFLYSLFKEGHTRGPFLVSAPLSTIINWEREFEMWAPDFYVVTYTGDKDSRAIIRENELTFDDTAIRGGKKAFKLRREAPIKFHVLLTSYELVTIDQTSLKSIDWACLVVDEAHRLKNNQSKFFRRLNDYKIDHKLLLTGTPLQNNLEELFHLLNFLTPNRFNNLEGFLEEFADISKEDQIQKLHDLLGPHMLRRLKADVFKNMPAKTELIVRVELSPMQKKYYKLILTRNFEALNSKGGGNQVSLLNIMMDLKKCANHPYLFPVASMEARKTASGAYEGTDLTKASGKLTLLQKMMRKLKDQGHRVLVFSQMTKMLDLLEDFLDFEGYKYERIDGGVTGALRQEAIDRFNAPGAPQFCFLLSTRAGGLGINLATADTVFIFDSDWNPHNDIQAFSRAHRIGQANKVMIYRFVTRASVEERITQVAKRKMMLTHLVVRPGLGSKAGSMSKQELDDILKFGTEELFKDEIEFLSPPRMSTLSPLRCPAGDNRDDEGSVIHYDSSAIERLLDRSQDATDDTDMQNMNEYLSSFKVARYMVREEDKIEEVEREIIKQEECVDPEYWEKLLRHHYEQQQEDLASKLGKGKRNRKPVNYNDAAQEDQDWHTGISDNQSEYSVGSEEEDEDFDERPEGSRRQSRRQMRNERDKPLPPLLARVAGNLEVLGFNTRQRKAFLNAVMRWGMPAQDAFSCQWLVRDLRGKSEKEFKAYVSLFMRHLCEPVADGAETFADGVPREGLCRQPVLTRIGVMSLVKKKIQEFEHINGRWSLPELKPEMKPEALRPEVSVSSSSRASSPGGTMKTATPTPDPSCTSDNTPCTSKPATPAPSEKLEKNGKDGEKEEGEKEEGKAPSEPEKDGEKETEGGKAVEGNRSADPEVPPIPTKGAPQELSPSTTTDREESGTKEEGKETKTTDTPPAPVEEKKGEEESTGGAPGRTTKQGLAVKDEKPGSVTLSPGEKMEEEEKGREKENDKGSEEAPVATEASDNKEKMDRQLPSDVMKEEVKGEKDAGKEVAKEEVAKDTLPKPPIIPPERRRFMFNIADGGFTELHTLWQNEERAAISSGKMNEIWHRRHDFWLLAGIVLHGYARWQDIQNDPQFAIVNEPFKSQANKGNFLEMKNKFLARRFKLLEQALVIEEQLRRAAYLNMTQDPVHPAMALNARFAEVECLAESHQHLSKESLAGNKPANAVLHKVLNQLEELLSDMKADVTRLPATLSRVPPIAARLQMSERSILSRLASKGTDTHTPPTIPPGPYATPQNFGPAFTPVPPGVLPMGGANYSQMPPGSFVSEAPEAPGGGGAGFLKTKEHDIMQRQRVVDLWKDGKSEGSIGQELRMPKSTVHSIIVKYRLSNTVENLPRNGRPKKP is encoded by the exons atgtcctctcctctccggtCCTGTGAGGAATACAAGGGCATGTTGGTTAATTCCAAAGGAGGAGATTTTGATGAAGAAGAGGACGACGGAGATCTAGACGAGAACGCAAGCGACATAAACTCGCCGGCGGCGCCTCGAGAAACTGCAACACTAGCCGCGCCAG AGGAAGAAGGGGGGGCATTGGACAGGGACAGTCTAGGGAGGAAGAAACGAGGGcccaagaagaagaaggagacaaagaagaaggagaaagagaaagagaaagaaggaaaacTCTCCAAAGCTAAAAAACGGAAAAAGATT gacagtgatgtagagagggactcggagagagagagagactatggaGAGAACTCTGACAGTGCAGCCAGCATCTTCGCCTgtgagaaaaagaagaagaagaaacacaaggagaagaaggagaaaaaaaaactaaagatGAAAAAAGACAATGGGGACAGCACGCAAGAGGAGACAATAAAG CCAATAGAACAGAAGACGTCTGCCCAGCTGGCTAAAGATTGGGGTCTGGAGGATGTGGATCATACCTTCACTGAAGATGACTACCGCACACTCACCAACTACAAAGCCTTTAGCCAGTCTATGAG GCCCATGATCGCCAAGAAGAACCCTAAGATCCCCATGTCCAAGATGATGACCATCCTGGGGGTCAAGTGGAGGGAGTTCAGTTCCAACAACCCCTTCAAGGGCTCAGGTGCTGCGGCCGTGGCAGCTGCAGCCGCGGCCGCCGCCATTGCCGTCGCCGAGCAGGTCTCAACCGCTTCCCCATCCCCGGAGCCCCCACCGCCCCGGAAGCAGCCCCAAACCCCCCGGCTGGCCCCCCAGCCGCCGCCCCCGCTCCGcaaggccaagaccaaagaggGCAAAG GCCCTGGATATAAGAAGAGTCGCAGTAAGAGTCCTCGTGTTCTGGCTGAGAGGAAGAAGGCGGTGGCAGCGGCTGCGGCAGCAGCAGTAGCGGCGGCAGCAGCAGCGAAGGCCAAGAAGATGGCTCCCATACGCATCAAACTAGGGCCTCTAGGCAACAAGAGGAAGAAGAGCAGCTCT aGTGGGGATGATGTTGAGGAGGAAGATTCGGAGCAGGAGGACTCCAGTGTCCACAGCTCCTCGGTCCGCTCCGACAGCTCGCCCCGCGTCAAGAAGAACAAAAGAGGACGGCCcgccaagaagaagaagaaaa tgctGGGTGAGGGTGATGTGGAGGTGGATGGTTATGAGACAGACCACCAGGACTACTGTGAGGTCTGCCAGCAGGGAGGGGAGATTATTCTGTGTGACACCTGTCCCAGAGCCTACCACCTGGTCTGTCTGGAGCCTGAGCTGGAGAAGGCCCCCGAGGGCAAGTGGAGCTGCCCCCATTGT gagaaagaggggaTCCAGTGGGAAGCGAAGGATGAGGACTTTGAGGAGTttgaggaggagagtgaggacaTGGTGGTACCAGAAGTACCTGGGGTTGGACTGCTGGTAggactggaggaagaggaggatgagcacATGGAGTTCTGCAGGGTCTGTAAGGATGGGGGGGAACTATTATGCTGCGACACCTGTCCCTCCTCCTACCACATCCACTGTCTCAACCCGCCCCTGCCTGAGATCCCCAACGGAGAGTGGCTGTGTCCGCGCTGCACT TGTCCTGCCATCAAAGGCAGGGTACAGAGGATCCTCCACTGGCGATGGGGCGAGCCCCCCGATCCTGTACCCGTGCTCCCCGCCCCTGATTCCCCCCCTGATGCTCCCCCGCCACCCCCCATGAAGGGCAGGGCCGAGAGAGAGTTCTTTGTCAAGCTGGCCGGACAGTCCTACTGGCACTGTACCTGGATCACTGaactacag CTGGAGATCTTCCACTCGGTAATGTTCCGTAACTACCAGAGGAAGACAGATATGGACGAGCCTCCCAGTCTGGACTATGGgtcggggggagaggaggagagtgttaAGAGTGAGAAGAGGAGGCTGAAAGACCCTGACTATGCTGCCCTGGATGACAAATTCTATAAATACGGCATTAAGCCTGAATGGATGATGGTCCACCGCATCATCAACCACAG TGTGGACAAGAAGGGGATATACCACTACCTGGTCAAGTGGAGAGACCTGACCTACGACCAGTGCACATGGGAGAGAGACAATCTGGAAATGCCAGAGTTTGTCATCCACAAGGCCAACTACTGGGCACACAG gGATGAGGTGATGAAGGAGGCCCCAGACATGCCGAGGAGGATGAGGAGCatgaggatggaggagagcgAAGACCCACACAGATCACCTGTCAACGAC CCTACGATAAAGTACGAGGAGCAGCCAGACTTTGTGACAGCGACGGGGGGCACTCTGCACCTGTACCAGCTGGAGGGGCTCAACTGGCTGCGTTTCAGCTGGGCACAGGGCACTGACACCATCCTGGCAGATGAGATGGGGCTGGGCAAGACTATCCAGACCATcgtcttcctctactcactcttTAAAGAG GGCCACACCCGTGGCCCGTTCCTCGTGAGTGCCCCCCTCTCCACCATCAttaactgggagagagagtttgagaTGTGGGCCCCGGACTTCTACGTGGTGACCTACACAGGGGACAAGGACAGCAGAGCAATCATCAGAGAGAACGAGCTGACCTTTGACGACACGGCCATTAGGGGAGGGAAGAAAGCCTTCAAACTGAGG aGAGAAGCCCCAATAAAGTTCCATGTCCTGTTGACCTCCTATGAGCTGGTGACGATAGACCAGACCTCCCTGAAGTCTATAGACTGGGCCTGTCTAGTGGTGGACGAAGCCCATCGCCTCAAGAACAATCAGAGCAAG TTCTTCAGACGTCTGAATGACTATAAGATTGACCACAAGCTGCTGCTGACTGGTACTCCTCTCCAGAACAACCTGGAGGAGCTGTTCCACCTGCTCAACTTCCTCACTCCCAACCGCTTCAA TAACCTGGAGGGGTTCCTGGAGGAGTTTGCCGACATCTCCAAGGAGGACCAGATCCAGAAGCTACATGACCTGCTGGGCCCACACATGTTGAGGAGGCTGAAGGCTGACGTCTTCAAGAACATGCCGGCCAAGACAGAGCTCATCGTACGAGTGGAACTCAGCCCCATGCAGAA GAAATACTACAAGTTGATTCTGACGAGGAACTTTGAGGCTCTGAACTCGAAAGGAGGAGGTAACCAGGTGTCTCTACTCAACATCATGATGGACCTGAAGAAGTGTGCCAACCACCCCTACCTCTTCCCTGTCGCCTCCATG GAGGCCCGTAAGACTGCAAGCGGAGCGTACGAGGGCACGGACCTCACAAAGGCTTCTGGGAAACTGACTCTTCTGCAAAAGATGATGAGAAAACTGAAGGACCAAGGACACCGCGTGCTCGTCTTCTCACAG ATGACTAAGATGTTGGACCTGTTGGAGGACTTCCTGGACTTTGAGGGTTATAAGTACGAGAGGATCGACGGAGGAGTCACAGGGGCTCTGAGACAGGAGGCCATAGACCGGTTCAATG ctCCTGGTGCGCCTCAGTTCTGTTTCCTGCTGTCCACCAGGGCAGGGGGTTTGGGTATTAACCTGGCTACAGCTGACACCGTCTTCATCTTCGACTCAGACTGgaacccccacaatgacatccaG GCGTTCAGTCGCGCCCACCGCATCGGGCAGGCCAACAAGGTGATGATATACCGCTTCGTGACCCGTGCCAGTGTGGAGGAGCGCATCACCCAGGTGGCCAAGAGGAAGATGATGTTGACCCACCTCGTGGTACGGCCCGGCCTGGGCTCCAAGGCTGGATCCATGTCCAAACAGGAGCTGGACGACATCCTCAAGTTTGGCACCGAGGAGCTGTTCAAGGACGAGATTGAAT TCCTCTCACCACCACGTatgtccaccctctctcccctacgGTGTCCAGCGGGAGACAACAGGGACGATGAGGGCAGTGTGATCCACTACGACAGCTCGGCCATCGAGAGGTTGCTGGACCGGAGCCAGGACGCTACGGATGACACGGACATGCAGAACATGAACGAATACCTGAGCTCCTTCAAAGTGGCCCGATACATGGTCCGAGAGGAGGataag ATTGAGGAGGTGGAGCGTGAGATCATTAAGCAGGAGGAGTGTGTGGACCCAGAATACTGGGAGAAGCTGCTGAGACATCACTATGAGCAACAACAGGAGGACCTGGCTAGTAAACTGGGCAAGGGCAAGAGGAACCGCAAGCCTGTCAACTACAACGACGCAGCACAGGAGGACCAAG ACTGGCATACTGGTATTTCAGATAACCAGTCCGAGTACTCTGTGGGCTccgaggaggaggatgaagacttCGACGAGAGACCAGAAG gtTCTCGCAGACAGTCCCGCCGCCAGATGAGGAACGAGAGAGACAAGCCGTTGCCCCCCCTGTTGGCCAGAGTGGCCGGCAACCTGGAG GTGTTGGGCTTCAACACGCGCCAGCGGAAGGCCTTCCTAAACGCGGTGATGCGTTGGGGCATGCCCGCCCAGGACGCCTTCTCCTGCCAGTGGCTGGTCAGAGACCTGAGGGGCAAGAGCGAGAAGGAGTTCAA ggCGTATGTGTCTCTGTTCATGCGTCACCTGTGTGAGCCCGTGGCCGACGGCGCCGAGACGTTCGCCGACGGCGTGCCGAGGGAGGGCCTGTGCCGTCAGCCCGTGCTGACCCGCATCGGGGTCATGTCCCTGGTCAAGAAGAAG ATCCAGGAGTTTGAGCACATCAACGGGCGGTGGAGTCTCCCAGAGCTGAAGCCAGAGATGAAGCCTGAGGCTCTGAGGCCAGaggtcagtgtgtcttcctccTCCAGAGCCTCCTCCCCTGGAGGGACCATGAAGACTGCTACGCCCACCCCTGACCCCAGCTGTACCTCAGACAACACCCCCTGCACCTCCAAACCAG CTACCCCTGCTCCCTCAGAGAAACTAGAGAAGAACGGGAAAgacggagagaaggaggagggagagaaggaggagggtaaGGCCCCGTCTGAgccagagaaagatggagagaaagagacggaaGGGGGTAAAGCGGTAGAGGGCAACAGGAGTGCAGATCCTGAAGTG CCTCCAATCCCTACGAAAGGTGCTCCGCAAGAATTATCCCCTAGtacaacaacagacagggaagagagtgGTACaaaagaggaggggaaagaaacAAAAACGACTGACACCCCTCCGGCCCcagtggaggagaagaaaggagaagaggagagtacgGGGGGCGCACCGGGAAGAACAACTAAACAAGGGTTGGCGGTCAAAGATGAGAAACCAGGTAGTGTAACGCTCTCACCTGGcgagaagatggaggaggaggagaaggggagagagaaggagaacgaCAAGGGGAGTGAGGAAGCCCCTGTCGCCACAGAAGCATCAGACAACAAGGAGAAGATGGACAGACAGCTACCCTCTGACGTGATGAAAG AGGAAGTAAAAGGTGAAAAGGATGCTGGGAAAGAAGTGGCGAAGGAGGAGGTTGCCAAAGACACCTTGCCGAAACCCCCCATCATCCCACCCGAGCGACGGCGCTTCATGTTCAACATCGCTGACGGGGGCTTCACGG AGCTTCATACGCTGTGGCAGAACGAGGAGCGGGCGGCCATCTCTTCTGGGAAGATGAATGAGATCTGGCACCGGCGGCACGACTTCTGGCTGCTGGCGGGAATCGTTCT TCATGGGTACGCGAGGTGGCAGGACATCCAGAACGACCCCCAGTTCGCCATTGTCAACGAGCCCTTCAAGTCGCAGGCCAACAAGGGCAACTTCCTGGAGATGAAGAACAAGTTCCTGGCCCGCCGCTTCAAG TTATTAGAGCAGGCCCTGGTGATTGAGGAGCAACTGAGGAGGGCAGCCTACCTGAATATGACCCAGGACCCGGTCCACCCCGCCATGGCCCTGAACGCCCGCTTCGCCGAGGTGGAGTGTTTGGCTGAGTCCCACCAGCACCTCAGCAAGGAGTCCCTGGCCGGGAACAAACCTGCCAACGCAGTGCTGCACAAGG TGCTGAACCAGTTGGAGGAGCTGCTGAGTGACATGAAGGCTGACGTGACGCGGCTCCCTGCCACACTGTCCCGAGTCCCGCCCATCGCCGCACGCCTGCAGATGTCAGAGAGGAGCATCCTCAGCAGACTAGCCAGCAAGGGTaccgacacacacactcccccg accATCCCTCCAGGACCCTACGCCACTCCTCAGAACTTTGGACCCGCCTTCACCCCCGTCCCCCCGGGAGTCTTACCCATGGGAGGGGCCAACTACAGCCAGATGCCCCCTGGATCTTTCGTATCAG AAGCCCCAGAAGCCCCGGGTGGCGGCGGCGCCGGCTTCCTGAAGACCAAGGAGCACGACATCATGCAGAGGCAGCGCGTGGTCGACCTGTGGAAGGACGGCAAATCGGAGGGGTCCATCGGGCAGGAGCTGAGGATGCCTAAGTCCACGGTGCACAGCATCATCGTCAAGTACCGCCTCAGTAACACCGTGGAGAACCTGCCCCGCAACGGACGGCCCAAGAAACcctga